A genome region from Bradyrhizobium commune includes the following:
- a CDS encoding DUF5666 domain-containing protein has product MSRPPLISRRLLLTGFWLAGTAIARAQVKRGTDQGIGGTGITRGDDHGIGGTGIVGVIQRFGSIYVNGERVTYASDVPVRIDGEAATPKALRIGQLARVVAMRQADGTLVTRNIAIASEVSGPIESVKGNELTVLGQKVVASGKESKLRAGTQVAVFGLRRTDGVIVASLVEQRQNAAERVTGLVERGPNGLHIGGLKLNGVDPLLAGQRVQIEGSASQGAMQAARTRIDDFSDLVGASRLSIEAYVQRAGSSLQLGSGLIAHDSSRFGPAAGEARMVVNGMFDRSRGLQIDSAQAISQVPGSQAPGGGSNPNRSPGGGSILHPNRTTPAPSGTQPGPTGAPAPGSGPGANPGSAPPGPSGPSGPGGFGTPGGGPMGPGGGMGGGGFGGPGGGMGGGRR; this is encoded by the coding sequence ATGAGCCGGCCGCCGCTGATCTCGCGCCGTCTGCTGCTAACTGGATTCTGGCTCGCCGGAACCGCCATTGCGCGGGCGCAGGTCAAGCGCGGCACCGACCAGGGCATCGGCGGCACCGGGATCACGCGCGGCGATGATCACGGCATCGGCGGCACCGGCATCGTCGGCGTGATCCAGCGGTTCGGCAGCATCTACGTCAACGGCGAGCGCGTGACCTATGCGAGCGACGTGCCGGTCCGAATCGACGGCGAGGCGGCAACGCCCAAGGCCCTGCGCATCGGCCAGCTCGCGCGCGTGGTCGCGATGCGGCAGGCCGACGGCACGCTCGTCACCCGCAACATCGCGATCGCGAGCGAGGTCTCGGGGCCGATCGAATCGGTGAAGGGCAACGAGCTCACGGTGCTCGGCCAGAAGGTCGTTGCGAGCGGCAAGGAGAGCAAGCTGCGCGCGGGCACGCAAGTTGCGGTCTTTGGCCTGCGCCGCACCGATGGCGTCATCGTCGCAAGCCTGGTCGAGCAACGCCAGAACGCCGCCGAACGCGTCACGGGTCTCGTCGAGCGCGGGCCGAACGGCCTGCATATCGGCGGGCTGAAATTGAACGGCGTGGATCCCTTGCTCGCGGGCCAGCGCGTCCAGATCGAAGGCAGCGCAAGCCAGGGCGCGATGCAGGCCGCGCGCACGCGCATCGACGATTTCTCGGATCTCGTCGGCGCCAGCCGGCTCTCGATCGAGGCCTATGTGCAGCGTGCGGGCTCGAGCCTTCAGCTCGGTTCCGGACTGATCGCTCATGACAGCTCGCGATTCGGGCCGGCGGCGGGCGAAGCACGCATGGTGGTCAATGGCATGTTCGATCGTTCGCGCGGCCTTCAGATCGATTCGGCGCAGGCCATCAGCCAGGTGCCGGGATCGCAGGCGCCGGGCGGCGGCAGCAATCCCAACCGGTCGCCCGGCGGCGGCTCCATCCTGCATCCGAACCGCACCACGCCCGCGCCGAGCGGCACTCAGCCCGGTCCGACTGGCGCACCTGCGCCGGGATCGGGCCCGGGTGCAAATCCCGGCTCCGCGCCGCCGGGCCCGAGTGGCCCGTCAGGCCCCGGCGGATTTGGCACGCCCGGCGGCGGGCCGATGGGCCCCGGCGGTGGAATGGGTGGTGGCGGCTTTGGTGGTCCCGGAGGCGGGATGGGCGGCGGCCGGCGCTAA
- a CDS encoding DUF6502 family protein — MNAKSGPKAAAPEPNAAAKLHAPLARLLRPLVRLCIRSGMTFPALAQLLRELFVNVAEHDFALEDKEQTDSRVSLLTGIHRKEVARLRGAGAPVHEAPAAVSLTSAVIARWLAAPEFTDSKGEPLALPRTAEGDAPSFEQLVASVTKDVRPRAVLDEWVDRKLVTINAADEIELVEAAFVPSGADDSKWHYLGRNLHDHIAAAAENVSGPAPRFLERAVHYNNISPKLAKRLEARSRELAMDALKTANREANRALAKDKGGDARWNFGIYIYSEDADEDGDGKEGAKEGRKDGGKEGGSA, encoded by the coding sequence ATGAATGCCAAGTCCGGGCCCAAAGCGGCGGCGCCAGAGCCGAATGCCGCCGCAAAGCTGCACGCGCCGCTGGCGCGGCTGCTGCGCCCGTTGGTCCGGCTGTGCATCCGCAGCGGCATGACGTTCCCGGCGCTGGCGCAATTGCTCCGCGAGCTCTTCGTCAACGTCGCCGAGCATGATTTCGCGCTCGAAGACAAGGAGCAGACCGACAGCCGGGTCAGCCTGCTCACCGGCATCCATCGCAAGGAGGTGGCGCGGCTGCGCGGTGCCGGCGCGCCCGTGCACGAGGCGCCTGCGGCGGTCTCGCTGACGAGCGCCGTGATCGCGCGCTGGCTCGCGGCACCCGAATTCACCGATTCGAAGGGCGAGCCGCTGGCGCTCCCGCGCACCGCCGAGGGCGATGCGCCGTCGTTCGAGCAGCTCGTCGCCTCTGTGACCAAGGACGTGCGCCCGCGCGCGGTGCTCGACGAATGGGTCGACCGCAAGCTCGTCACCATCAACGCGGCCGACGAAATCGAGCTGGTGGAGGCGGCCTTCGTTCCAAGCGGTGCGGACGACAGCAAATGGCACTATCTCGGCCGCAATCTGCACGACCACATCGCCGCGGCCGCCGAGAATGTCTCGGGGCCGGCACCGCGTTTCCTCGAACGCGCGGTGCATTACAACAACATCTCGCCGAAGCTTGCCAAGCGCCTCGAGGCGCGCTCGCGCGAGCTCGCGATGGACGCGCTCAAGACCGCCAACCGCGAGGCGAATCGCGCGCTCGCCAAGGACAAGGGCGGAGACGCCCGCTGGAATTTCGGTATCTACATCTACAGCGAAGATGCCGACGAGGACGGTGACGGCAAGGAAGGAGCCAAGGAGGGCAGGAAGGACGGCGGCAAAGAGGGCGGTTCCGCATGA